A portion of the Faecalibacterium sp. I3-3-89 genome contains these proteins:
- a CDS encoding Wadjet anti-phage system protein JetA family protein, with protein sequence MKFFEAVPSELFSPLASPNRILYADALDVLYAAYQENLKIREDVLYSMLRGRLEQELADATFEDEDIDEEELRDISGRARFLIRKLCSKGWFEKERGDDFEEYITIPNYSSRLLELFHQLCDDSPARGYSYVFGTFSVLKTADDSNNAYDKMTALYSAYDNTTALISLLQMVYHNVKHYFQTQIDMQDVNQVLAAHFNDFGQKVVEAYIRPLKIKDSVPKYRVPIQSVLRRWEEDDTLLIAMANEALRDKRGKTLEDCRADLLRKIFWIEERYDNLEKDYLEEIDTQVRRYTRAATQKIENLTNRDQSVRGNLNVLLTALSRNRRASELVDQIQPAFQLYEQSFLSEKSLWYRKRPEKRTKTASVLIQDDQAPNTEEQVRAAQLLQSKYGRAAVNAYVQEWLGDADIRCSEEFSLEEDKDYIMSLLAILGSKDASAGYVVQELDGIFCKNGYSIPQMQIRRKEKKP encoded by the coding sequence ATGAAGTTTTTTGAAGCGGTTCCAAGCGAACTTTTCTCGCCGCTGGCTTCGCCCAACCGTATTTTATATGCGGATGCACTGGACGTACTGTACGCAGCATACCAAGAAAACCTGAAAATACGGGAAGATGTCTTGTATTCCATGCTGCGCGGCAGGCTGGAGCAGGAACTGGCGGATGCTACGTTTGAAGATGAAGACATTGACGAAGAGGAACTGAGGGATATCTCTGGCCGCGCTCGTTTTTTGATCCGCAAGCTGTGTAGTAAGGGGTGGTTTGAGAAAGAACGCGGGGACGACTTTGAAGAGTATATCACGATTCCTAATTACAGCAGCCGTTTGCTGGAATTATTCCACCAACTCTGCGATGATAGCCCGGCTCGTGGATATTCCTATGTGTTCGGAACTTTCTCAGTCTTAAAGACCGCCGACGACAGCAACAATGCTTACGATAAAATGACGGCTCTCTATAGTGCCTACGATAACACAACGGCGCTGATTAGCTTGTTGCAAATGGTCTATCATAATGTGAAGCATTATTTTCAGACGCAGATCGATATGCAGGATGTCAACCAGGTACTAGCTGCACACTTTAACGACTTCGGACAAAAGGTTGTGGAGGCATATATCCGTCCGCTGAAAATCAAAGATTCAGTGCCGAAGTATCGTGTGCCCATTCAGTCTGTGCTTAGGCGCTGGGAAGAGGATGATACCTTGCTGATTGCGATGGCAAATGAAGCATTGCGCGATAAGCGGGGCAAGACATTGGAAGACTGCCGTGCCGATCTGCTGAGGAAAATTTTCTGGATCGAAGAACGCTATGACAATTTAGAGAAGGACTATCTTGAAGAAATTGATACGCAGGTCCGGCGCTATACCAGGGCAGCAACACAGAAAATCGAGAATCTGACGAACCGAGATCAAAGCGTGCGCGGCAATTTGAATGTTTTGCTGACGGCACTGTCCAGAAACCGCAGGGCGTCTGAGCTGGTGGACCAGATACAACCGGCATTTCAATTGTATGAGCAGTCTTTTTTGTCAGAAAAAAGTCTGTGGTACCGTAAGCGCCCCGAAAAACGGACAAAAACCGCGTCGGTGCTGATACAAGATGATCAGGCACCGAATACGGAAGAACAGGTCAGAGCGGCACAGTTACTGCAATCGAAATATGGCCGAGCAGCAGTAAATGCTTACGTGCAGGAATGGCTGGGAGACGCTGACATTCGTTGCTCGGAGGAGTTCTCGCTTGAAGAGGACAAGGATTATATCATGAGTTTGCTGGCAATCCTTGGAAGCAAGGATGCATCTGCCGGTTATGTGGTCCAGGAACTCGATGGCATTTTTTGCAAAAATGGCTATTCGATCCCGCAAATGCAGATCCGGAGGAAGGAGAAGAAGCCGTGA
- a CDS encoding AEC family transporter, giving the protein MISLILAKKILSLFLVMALGIVLVRCGIVRSRDSKVLSMISLYLVMPCVIISSFQVKYQPEILNGLLLALATAVLLHLVLIVVVGFLGKVLKLDGVEETSLIYSNAGNLIIPIVTAILGKEWVIYTSAFLSVQLFLLWSHAKMKLCGEKGIDLKKILTNINMIAIFAGVLLFLLQIQLPAPVQDAVDSISSMVGPMGMLILGMLIAEMDLKKLMSYHRLWWITLLRLVGIPLIGIVLLKYSSLAALVPEGRTILLVTLLAICTPSASTLTQMAQVYGKDADYASAINVVTTLLCIVTMPLMVALYQM; this is encoded by the coding sequence ATGATAAGTTTGATTCTGGCAAAAAAGATCCTTTCGCTGTTTTTGGTCATGGCTTTGGGCATTGTGCTGGTGCGCTGCGGCATCGTCCGCAGTCGGGACAGCAAGGTGCTCTCCATGATTTCACTGTATCTGGTCATGCCATGTGTGATCATCTCGTCGTTTCAGGTGAAGTATCAGCCCGAGATTCTGAACGGTCTGCTGCTGGCACTGGCTACGGCAGTGCTGCTGCATCTGGTGCTGATCGTGGTGGTCGGCTTTCTGGGCAAGGTGCTGAAACTGGATGGTGTAGAGGAAACCTCGCTGATCTATTCCAATGCAGGAAACCTTATTATTCCCATTGTGACGGCCATTCTGGGCAAGGAATGGGTCATTTACACCAGCGCATTTCTTTCGGTGCAGCTTTTTCTGCTGTGGAGCCATGCTAAAATGAAGCTCTGCGGAGAAAAAGGAATCGACCTGAAAAAGATTCTGACCAATATCAACATGATCGCCATTTTTGCTGGGGTGCTGCTGTTTCTGCTGCAGATCCAGTTGCCTGCACCTGTGCAGGATGCGGTGGATTCGATCAGCAGTATGGTTGGTCCAATGGGAATGCTGATACTCGGTATGCTGATCGCAGAAATGGACCTGAAAAAACTGATGAGTTATCACAGACTATGGTGGATCACACTGCTGCGTCTGGTGGGCATCCCGCTGATAGGAATCGTACTGTTGAAATACAGCAGCCTTGCAGCACTAGTGCCGGAGGGCAGAACAATACTGCTGGTTACACTGCTTGCCATCTGCACGCCGTCCGCGTCCACACTGACCCAGATGGCGCAGGTGTACGGCAAAGATGCAGACTACGCCAGCGCTATCAATGTGGTAACGACCCTGCTGTGTATCGTCACGATGCCGCTGATGGTGGCACTGTACCAGATGTGA